One genomic region from Cellulomonas hominis encodes:
- a CDS encoding sensor histidine kinase, translating to MSGTARRARPRWTLRRRLVAVVVALVATVAAVMGLASTLALRSSLLRQIDDRLDSASTRAAAAPGRLDRAQELGLAPPEDAGDAATTDPGEQQRDGVPPAFGLPGQDVGTVSLFESADGAAVQAGYLDDSARIQPLTDDQTAVLLDVAADGTPRTVDLPGLGSYRVQAVVSDGGDTSVTAIPLAGVTSTVDAYVAVEVAVAALGLLVAAALATLLVRRELRPLARVAATASRVSEMPLARGEVDIRERVPDEDTDPATEVGQVGAALNRMLGHVEGALTARHESETQVRRFVADASHELRTPLASIRGYAELVQRMPGDLPDDVVRAMGRVESEARRMTSLVEDMLLLARLDAGRDLDVGEVDLAALAVDAVADAHVAGRDHVWRLDLDALTEAGDDGAGAVVAGDEHRLRQVLVNLLSNARVHTPAGTTVVVAVAPEGDDVLLRVRDDGPGIAEPLRSRLFERFARGDASRNRAAGSTGLGLAIVHAVVAAHSGTIEVDGTPGATTFTVRLPRAGADEAAAVPVG from the coding sequence GTGAGCGGCACCGCGCGGCGCGCCCGGCCCCGCTGGACCCTGCGCCGCCGGCTGGTGGCCGTGGTCGTCGCGCTCGTCGCGACCGTGGCCGCCGTCATGGGCCTGGCGTCCACGCTCGCGCTGCGGTCCTCGCTGCTGCGGCAGATCGACGACCGGCTCGACTCCGCGAGCACGCGCGCCGCCGCGGCCCCCGGGCGCCTGGACCGGGCGCAGGAGCTGGGCCTGGCACCGCCGGAGGACGCGGGCGACGCGGCGACGACGGACCCCGGCGAGCAGCAGCGCGACGGCGTCCCGCCGGCGTTCGGCCTGCCCGGTCAGGACGTCGGGACGGTCAGCCTGTTCGAGAGCGCCGACGGGGCCGCCGTGCAGGCCGGCTACCTGGACGACTCCGCGCGCATCCAGCCGCTCACCGACGACCAGACCGCCGTGCTGCTCGACGTCGCGGCCGACGGCACCCCCCGCACGGTGGACCTGCCGGGGCTCGGCAGCTACCGGGTGCAGGCGGTGGTCTCCGACGGCGGCGACACCTCCGTCACCGCGATCCCGCTCGCCGGCGTGACGTCCACGGTCGACGCCTACGTGGCGGTCGAGGTGGCCGTGGCCGCGCTCGGCCTGCTGGTCGCCGCCGCCCTGGCGACCCTGCTGGTGCGCCGGGAGCTGCGGCCGCTGGCCCGGGTCGCCGCCACGGCGTCCCGCGTCTCGGAGATGCCGCTCGCCCGCGGCGAGGTCGACATCCGCGAGCGCGTACCGGACGAGGACACCGACCCCGCGACCGAGGTCGGCCAGGTCGGCGCCGCCCTCAACCGGATGCTCGGGCACGTCGAGGGCGCCCTGACCGCCCGGCACGAGTCCGAGACGCAGGTGCGCCGGTTCGTCGCGGACGCCAGCCACGAGCTGCGCACCCCGCTGGCGTCGATCCGCGGCTACGCCGAGCTCGTCCAGCGCATGCCCGGCGACCTGCCGGACGACGTCGTGCGGGCGATGGGCCGCGTCGAGTCGGAGGCGCGGCGCATGACGTCGCTGGTCGAGGACATGCTGCTGCTCGCGCGGCTCGACGCCGGGCGGGACCTCGACGTCGGCGAGGTGGACCTCGCCGCGCTGGCCGTCGACGCCGTCGCCGACGCGCACGTCGCCGGGCGGGACCACGTCTGGCGGCTGGACCTCGACGCGCTGACGGAGGCCGGTGACGACGGGGCCGGAGCCGTGGTGGCCGGCGACGAGCACCGGCTGCGGCAGGTGCTGGTCAACCTGCTGTCCAACGCCCGGGTGCACACCCCGGCCGGCACCACCGTCGTGGTCGCCGTCGCCCCCGAGGGCGACGACGTGCTGCTGCGCGTGCGCGACGACGGGCCCGGCATCGCGGAGCCGCTGCGGTCGCGGCTGTTCGAGCGGTTCGCCCGCGGCGACGCGTCGCGCAACCGCGCGGCCGGGTCCACCGGGCTCGGGCTGGCGATCGTGCACGCGGTGGTCGCCGCGCACAGCGGGACGATCGAGGTCGACGGGACCCCCGGCGCCACGACCTTCACGGTGCGGCTGCCGCGCGCGGGGGCGGACGAGGCGGCGGCGGTGCCGGTGGGCTGA
- a CDS encoding response regulator transcription factor — MTTSTLPRDALTRADGQPVRALVVDDEATLAELLATALRYEGWSVEHALTGHAAIKQAKAFDPDVILLDVMLPDLSGLDVLRRIRATHPTVPVLFLTAKDAVEDRIAGLTAGGDDYVTKPFSLEEVVARLRALLRRTGAVSEREEAVLVVGDLRMDEDSHEVSRGGDDIRLTATEFELLRYFMRNPKRVLSKAQILDRVWQYDFGGQANIVELYVSYLRRKIDKGREPMLHTLRGVGYVLKPAA; from the coding sequence ATGACGACCTCCACGCTCCCGCGCGACGCCCTCACCCGAGCGGACGGCCAGCCGGTCCGCGCCCTCGTCGTGGACGACGAGGCGACCCTCGCCGAGCTCCTCGCCACCGCCCTGCGCTACGAGGGCTGGTCGGTGGAGCACGCGCTCACCGGCCACGCCGCGATCAAGCAGGCGAAGGCGTTCGACCCGGACGTCATCCTGCTCGACGTCATGCTGCCGGACCTGTCCGGCCTCGACGTCCTGCGCCGCATCCGCGCGACGCACCCCACGGTCCCGGTGCTGTTCCTCACCGCCAAGGACGCCGTCGAGGACCGCATCGCCGGCCTCACCGCGGGCGGCGACGACTACGTCACGAAGCCGTTCAGCCTGGAGGAGGTCGTCGCGCGCCTGCGCGCCCTGCTCCGCCGCACCGGCGCCGTGTCCGAGCGCGAGGAGGCGGTGCTCGTCGTCGGCGACCTCCGCATGGACGAGGACTCGCACGAGGTGTCCCGCGGCGGCGACGACATCCGCCTGACCGCGACCGAGTTCGAGCTGCTCCGCTACTTCATGCGCAACCCCAAGCGGGTGCTGTCCAAGGCGCAGATCCTCGACCGGGTGTGGCAGTACGACTTCGGCGGGCAGGCGAACATCGTCGAGCTCTACGTGTCCTACCTGCGCCGCAAGATCGACAAGGGCCGCGAGCCGATGCTGCACACGCTGCGCGGCGTCGGGTACGTGCTGAAGCCCGCGGCGTGA
- a CDS encoding VOC family protein encodes MLDLSRGFSGFSVADVPAARAFYADVLGLDAEERDGLLWLHLSGGRDVLAYPKGEAHVPATYTVLNFPVPDVPAAVAVLRGRGVRFERYEGTPTQTDEDGVFRGGGPLIAWFTDPSGNVLSVIEED; translated from the coding sequence ATGCTCGACCTCAGCAGGGGCTTCAGCGGGTTCTCGGTGGCGGACGTCCCGGCCGCCCGCGCGTTCTACGCCGACGTGCTCGGGCTGGACGCCGAGGAGCGGGACGGCCTGCTCTGGCTGCACCTGTCCGGCGGCCGCGACGTCCTCGCGTACCCGAAGGGGGAGGCGCACGTCCCCGCGACGTACACGGTGCTGAACTTCCCGGTGCCGGACGTGCCGGCCGCGGTGGCGGTGCTGCGCGGCCGGGGCGTGCGGTTCGAGCGCTACGAGGGCACGCCGACGCAGACCGACGAGGACGGGGTGTTCCGGGGCGGCGGCCCGCTGATCGCCTGGTTCACCGACCCGTCGGGCAACGTGCTGTCGGTGATCGAGGAGGACTGA
- a CDS encoding phosphatase PAP2 family protein, whose protein sequence is MSRPTSAEPHAPGAPLPARASSGAVGARVRGSAGRVAVALLVAVVAAVATWATWRVFVGTEHGQAVDQAALEGAHIGRTRLWEIAEPVLDVVSTGFLAAAVLACAVIAVVRRRWGLALVAAVVLGGANLSTRVLKLLVLDRPELGHGPEFNTLPSGHTTAAASVAVAVLLVVPPRARPWAAVLGAGYAGATGVSTLIGQWHRPSDVVAGLLVVLAWGALGCAVLALGVDPAGDRQPPTAALRTVPRGGGRGDRAGTTTALVLLGAVAVLAGAGAVVALRSTWLAADPMAGRAELLTSYGGGALGVVAVAAAVFAVLLVLRRSATARSARVGPTS, encoded by the coding sequence ATGTCCCGCCCGACCTCCGCCGAGCCGCACGCCCCGGGCGCGCCCCTCCCGGCGCGCGCGTCGTCCGGCGCGGTCGGCGCGCGGGTGCGGGGCAGCGCGGGCCGCGTGGCCGTCGCGCTGCTGGTGGCCGTGGTCGCCGCGGTGGCGACGTGGGCCACGTGGCGGGTGTTCGTCGGCACGGAGCACGGCCAGGCGGTCGACCAGGCGGCGCTCGAGGGCGCGCACATCGGCCGCACCCGGCTCTGGGAGATCGCCGAGCCGGTGCTCGACGTGGTGTCGACCGGGTTCCTCGCGGCCGCGGTGCTGGCGTGCGCGGTGATCGCGGTCGTCCGGCGGCGCTGGGGTCTCGCGCTGGTCGCCGCGGTGGTGCTCGGCGGGGCGAACCTCAGCACCCGGGTGCTCAAGCTCCTCGTGCTGGACCGCCCGGAGCTCGGGCACGGCCCGGAGTTCAACACGCTGCCGAGCGGGCACACCACGGCGGCGGCCTCCGTCGCGGTGGCGGTGCTGCTGGTGGTGCCGCCCCGGGCCCGTCCGTGGGCCGCCGTGCTGGGCGCCGGGTACGCCGGCGCGACCGGCGTGAGCACGCTGATCGGGCAGTGGCACCGGCCGTCCGACGTGGTCGCCGGGCTGCTCGTCGTGCTGGCCTGGGGCGCGCTGGGCTGCGCGGTCCTCGCGCTCGGCGTGGACCCGGCGGGGGACCGGCAGCCGCCGACGGCCGCGCTGCGGACGGTGCCCCGCGGGGGCGGCCGCGGCGACCGGGCGGGGACCACCACGGCCCTGGTGCTGCTGGGCGCGGTGGCCGTCCTCGCCGGGGCGGGGGCGGTCGTCGCCCTGCGCAGCACCTGGCTGGCGGCGGACCCCATGGCCGGCCGGGCCGAGCTGCTCACGTCGTACGGCGGCGGGGCCCTGGGCGTCGTCGCCGTCGCCGCGGCGGTGTTCGCGGTCCTGCTGGTGCTGCGGCGGTCCGCCACCGCGCGCTCGGCCCGCGTGGGACCGACGTCGTAG